From the Pseudomonas syringae KCTC 12500 genome, the window AGTCCCCAGGTCGATACCGATAATTCTGCCCATCTTTGACTCTCCCGAAACTTGCAAAACTTGGATTTGGTTGCCGCCAGTGCGTTGACACCGTGCGGTAGCTCTTAAACGCTTGACCTTTAAATGGGGGCCTTACAGCTGATTTCAAGCCTGCTCGTTGATTGACGGCGTTGCAGGCGATGGTGCCTTGCTGACCACGACCATGGCCGGGCGCAACAGGCGACCATTAAGCTGATAACCCTTCTGAAATACCTTGAGCACCGTGTTGGGCTCAACGTCGGCACTTTCCTGCATGGCCATCGCCTGGTGCTGGTCGGCACTGAACGGTTGGCCGTGCGGATCAATGGCTTCCAGCTGATAACGCTTGAGGGTGTCCTGGAACATCTTCAAGGTCAGCTCGATGCCTTCACGCATCGGGCGAATGCTTTCATCGTCCGGACTGGACAGATCAAGGCCTCGCTCCAGACTGTCGATGATCGGCAACAGATCACCGGCAAATTTTTCCAGCGCAAACTTGTGCGCCTTTTCAACATCCTGTTCGGCACGGCGGCGGACATTCTGCAGATCCGCAGCCACGCGAAGGGATTGGTCCTGCGCAGCGGCCAGTTGCTCTTCGAGCACCTGCACACGGGTTGTCAGTTCATCGCCCGCGCCCGCCTCGGCAGCCTGATCCTGAGCCTGCGCATCCAGATTCTGTTCGTCAGCCATACATCTTCTCCTCTAAAAACGTCCGCGATCCCGATTCGCGCTTCTGCCCACCTATATGGGATCGGATTTTCCGGCTTCAAGGGTTTCTTGTGATCGAGATACGCATTCCCTGACAAATAATCCGGATTCCGGCCCGGCAAAAAATGGCGCATTGACACAAGAGGGACTAAAAACCACTTCAGACCGATCAAATCGAGCTAAGCAAGGGCATTGTCAGCCACAAATAAAACACTGTATAAATAACCAGACAAACAGCCCGGGAGCCGCTCAATGCTGGTGCACCTTTCCGTACACAACTACGCCATTGTCGAACACCTTGACCTTGAACTGGATCGAGGCATGAGCGTCATCACCGGCGAAACCGGTGCTGGCAAGTCGATCATGCTCGACGCCCTGGGCCTGACCCTGGGCGACCGTGCCGACAGCGGCGTGGTCAGGCCAGGCGCCGACAAGGCCGACATCCTGGCCACGTTCGACCTGGGCGATATTCCCGAGGCACAGACCTGGCTCAAAGAGCGCGACCTGGACAACGACGGCCCCTGCATCCTGCGCCGGGTCATCACGGCCGAAGGGCGATCACGCTCCTATATCAATGGCTCGCCTTGCCCTCAGGGCGACCTGAAGGCGCTGGGCGAACTGCTCATCGATATTCACAGCCAGCATGAACACCAGTCGCTGCTCAAGACCGACACCCACCGACGCCTGCTCGACGAATACGCGGGTGCGACCGATCTGGCCCGTCAGGTTCATCTCGCGGCCCAGCGCTGGCGGCAGACGCGGCAGGAGCTCGAGCGCCTCTCCAATTCGGGTGACGAGCAACGCGCACGGCATCAGTTGCTGAGCTATCAGCTCGAAGAACTGGAAAGCCTGAGCCTGGGCGAAAACGAGCTCGAACAGCTCGAACAGGAACACAAGGACCTGACCAACGCCGAAAGCCTGCTGAGCATTTGCCGACAAGTGGTCGAGCAGTGCAGCGAAAGCGATTCCGGCAACGTGCTCAATGCCCTGACCGCCAGCCTGCATCGCCTTGGCAGCGTCGACCATTCCCCGTCCGCCCTGAGCGAGGCCACAGGGCTGCTGTCCAGCGCGCAGATACAGGTAGAAGAAGCGGTAGGCGAGCTGAATCGCTTTCTGGATCACTTCGATGCCGACCCTGCCCGCCTGCAACAGCTTGAAGAACGACTCGATGCTATCTATACGCTGGCGCGCAAGCACCGCATCCAGCCAGGCGAAGTGGCGACACTGCAACAAAAGCTGCTGGATGAAATAGAAACGCTGAATGCCAACGACGAATCCATCGAACGGCTGGAGCATGAAGTGCAAGCATTCGCGCGGCACTATCAGGATAAAGCCCGCGAGCTGAGCGACCTGCGTCACAATTCGGCGACGAAACTGGCCAGCGCCGTAGAACAGGAAATTCATCGTCTGGGCATGCCCGGCGGTCGTTTCCAGATCGACCTCAAAGCCAACGCCAGCGTAGAACCCTCGCCTCACGGCCTGGAGCAGGTAGAGCTATTGGTCAGCGCCAACCCCGGCCAGCCATTGAAAGCGCTGGCGAAAGTCGCGTCGGGTGGCGAACTGTCGCGCATCAGCCTGGCGATTCAGGTCATCACTGCGCAAACCTCGCGGGTGCCGACGCTGGTATTCGACGAAGTGGATGTGGGGATTGGCGGACCGACCGCCGAGATCGTGGGGCAACTGCTGCGTCGCCTGGGCGAGCGCGGCCAGGTCATGACCGTCACTCACCTGCCGCAGGTCGCGGCGCAGGGCCATCAGCACCTGTTCGTGCATAAGGTGCGGGACAACGACGCAACGCGCACAGCCGTATCCAGGCTCAGCAAGACTGAACGTATAGAAGAAGTCGCCCGCATGCTGGGCGGCATCGACCTGACCAAGGAATCTCTGGCGCACGCCAAAAAGATGGTCGTTACGGCTAAAAGCTGAGCGATAGAAAGCACAAAGGCGACCGCGGTCGCCCCTGTTGCTGATTACGCCTTCTTGTTACGGACGTAGAGCACCAGATTGTGGTCCACCAGGTCAAAGCCGTGTCTTTCGACAATGGCTTTCTGAAGCTTCTCGATTTCTTCGTCGAAGAATTCGATCACCTCACCCGATTCCACGTTGACCATGTGGTCGTGGTGGCCGCCATCAGCCAGCTCGAACACAGCATGACCGCCGTCGAAGTTGTGGCGCACCACCAGTCCAGCGGACTCGAACTGAGTCAGAACACGGTAAACCGTGGCCAGACCGACGTCCTCGCTGGCCTCCATGAGAGCCTTGTAGACATCCTCGGCACTCATGTGGCGTTGCTCTGCAGAATCGAGCATTTGCAGTATTTTGACCCGCGGCAAGGTTACCTTGAGTCCTACTTTACGTAGTT encodes:
- the grpE gene encoding nucleotide exchange factor GrpE, whose product is MADEQNLDAQAQDQAAEAGAGDELTTRVQVLEEQLAAAQDQSLRVAADLQNVRRRAEQDVEKAHKFALEKFAGDLLPIIDSLERGLDLSSPDDESIRPMREGIELTLKMFQDTLKRYQLEAIDPHGQPFSADQHQAMAMQESADVEPNTVLKVFQKGYQLNGRLLRPAMVVVSKAPSPATPSINEQA
- the recN gene encoding DNA repair protein RecN, which encodes MLVHLSVHNYAIVEHLDLELDRGMSVITGETGAGKSIMLDALGLTLGDRADSGVVRPGADKADILATFDLGDIPEAQTWLKERDLDNDGPCILRRVITAEGRSRSYINGSPCPQGDLKALGELLIDIHSQHEHQSLLKTDTHRRLLDEYAGATDLARQVHLAAQRWRQTRQELERLSNSGDEQRARHQLLSYQLEELESLSLGENELEQLEQEHKDLTNAESLLSICRQVVEQCSESDSGNVLNALTASLHRLGSVDHSPSALSEATGLLSSAQIQVEEAVGELNRFLDHFDADPARLQQLEERLDAIYTLARKHRIQPGEVATLQQKLLDEIETLNANDESIERLEHEVQAFARHYQDKARELSDLRHNSATKLASAVEQEIHRLGMPGGRFQIDLKANASVEPSPHGLEQVELLVSANPGQPLKALAKVASGGELSRISLAIQVITAQTSRVPTLVFDEVDVGIGGPTAEIVGQLLRRLGERGQVMTVTHLPQVAAQGHQHLFVHKVRDNDATRTAVSRLSKTERIEEVARMLGGIDLTKESLAHAKKMVVTAKS
- the fur gene encoding ferric iron uptake transcriptional regulator codes for the protein MVENNELRKVGLKVTLPRVKILQMLDSAEQRHMSAEDVYKALMEASEDVGLATVYRVLTQFESAGLVVRHNFDGGHAVFELADGGHHDHMVNVESGEVIEFFDEEIEKLQKAIVERHGFDLVDHNLVLYVRNKKA